The nucleotide window CGGCCGATCAACGCCAGCACGATGCCGCCCATGCCGCCGCTGCCGGGCCTGGACGAACTGTTGCCGCCCAGCCCCTGCGACTACGAAGTCCGCTTCTTCGACCGCGACTACGGCGACCTCGAGGAGGTGACCGTCGTCGAGAGCTTCCCACTGGCCGTCCAGGTCGCCGCCGATCGGCACAAGGCGGATCCGAACGATCTGACCGAAGCCGGCTGGGCCGATGGCCGGGGCAGGCTCACCGTGCGCTCGCATCACGGCACGGTGCTGCTGCGCATCGAGGCCATCGAGAAACCGATGCCTGTCGTGCAAGCGCACGTCGCTCGCGCCTGCCAGGCCCTCGAGAACGGGGAGCCGGCGCCTGCCGAGCAGCTCTTCACAGCGCTGCGGCAGGTCGCCTGACTACCCGAGCCGCGGCGCCACTGACCCCGGGACCACCCGGTCTCTTCATCCACCCGACGGGGGAGCCTTCCCCTGCGGGCGAGGGCATCTCACGTCTTCATCAGGAGTTGAGCATGTCCTCCACATCCTGGGCCGACGCGCCCACCCCGGTCCTCGCGACCGAGCAGTTCCCGCGCATCCTGGTCGGCGTGATTGCGGCCGAGCCCCACGACCGCAGTGTCCTGAGGATCTTCGGCATCCCCGGATCGGCCGGGTCCGATGCCGCACATAACCCAAGTCCCCGGCCGCAGATCGCCCTGAAGCTCTACGAGCGCCTGATCCAGGCGGTTCTCGCAAGCGGCGTGGTCTATTCGCTGCGCACCGTTCGGGTCGCCGACGATTTCTACATCGAGTACGTCCGGGAGCAACGCGCCCTGTGGCTGAAGTACCAGCAGATCCTCGGTTCGCGGCTGCTGATCCAGATGACCGAGGAGCAAGCCGAGCTGTTCGAGAAGAAGGCCCGGCAGTTGCGGGTGCCCGAGCCGGCAGAGGAAGCCGAGATCGACACCTCATCGCTGCAAGGCGAGATGGCCCTGCTGCGCGCGAAGGGGCAACGCATCGAACTGCCCGCCCGGCGGCTTCAGCACTACGCCCGCATCAAGGCACTGATCCTGGCGGCCGGAGGTGTTTACACCCGCAACGGCTTCCAGTTCGGCGCGGCCATTGACGTGAAGGCGGTGCTGACCCGACTGCGGGGTGGCGAGAAGCCCAATCCGAAAAAGGCGCGGCAAGCCTTCTTCACCCCGGAGGATCTGGCCGCCGAGACGGTGGCCTGGGCCGCTGAATACCTGGGCGACCTCGCTGGCAAGCGGATGCTCGAACCCTCGGCCGGAGAAGGTGCCTTGGCCGAGCCCGCCCGCGCTGCCGGCGCGAAGGTGCTCGCCGTGGAAAACCATGGCCCGAGCGCGCAAATCCTGCGCGACAAGGGCTTCGAGGTGGTGGAGCGGGACTTTCTGTCCCTGAGCCTGGCAGACGTCGGCCTCTTCGATGGGGTCATCGCCAATCCGCCGTTCACCAAGGACCAGGACATCACCCACGTGATCCACATGTGGCGGTTCCTGCGTCCGGGGGGCGTGCTGGTGAGCCTGACCTCGCCGGGCTGGCGTACCGGGCGCACGAAGGCGCAGCGCAACTTCCGCGCCTTCGTGGACAACATCGGCGCTGAGGTCAAGGCCTTGCCGGCCGGGGCCTTCAAGGCATCCGGAACGAACGTCTCCGTCCTGCGCCTGCGGGCCGTGAAATCGGTCGACGGTGCTCCCGCGGGCCGCCAGGCCGGGCGGAAGGCGTGAGGTGCGCCATGGCGAACGTCACCCTCAATACCGAGCAGCAGCTCTATGTGCTCGATCACGGCCACGGCTACTCGTGCTTCGGCTTCGCCAATGCGCGCGACCACGCGAACCAGATGGCCGAGCGCCTGAAGCGTCCGGATCTCGCCTTCGGTGAAGCGGACTTCGGGGCACTCAGCGGCTACCAGAAGTATCTGGCCGCCGTGGAGGCCTGGGGGAAGTCACCCTTGAGCCGCAAGACCTACTTCGACCCGGCGACCGATCCCAAGGCCGCCCGTGTCCTGGAACGGTGCCAGGAAGCAAAAGCAAAGGTCCGCCTGATCCTGGGCGACACCGCGACGGGCCGGACCTGGCTCGACGAGCATGACGTCGTCGGCCGGATCGGCCGATCGACGGGAGCGCTCAAGGTGCCGCTGCTGATCAAGCCGGGCACCGACGCTGGCATCGCCATCCTCACGGCCTGCCTGCTGGTGATCATCGACTGGGAGAGCGGGGAGTTCCTCTTCCGCCATCCCCGGTACCGCGCGCCGGATTTGCTGATCCGGCTGGTCGAGGACGCGAACCGCCCCTGGGAGGTGCTTCACGACGAACAGGTCGTGGCGCGCTTCCCGGATATCGGCAAAGCCGGCGCCTACGTCGCCTTCATGCGCGGCGAGACGGTCGAGCCACGCATCTTCCAGTAGCCGCCCTTCACTATGCGGCCCCGACTCCCCACACGGGTGGTCGGGGCCGCTTTTTTCTCGGGAAGATGCGGTTCCTGACATCGATCTCACGTCAGCCGCAAGCGTCTTCGCTTGCCATGCATTGCGGATGGCGCTTCGCCATCCCCATCACGCAACCGCCCTCGACGCGAGACAATGCCTCATCACTTGCGCTCCATCGCGGAGCCGTTCCGGGTACACCCGGCGTCGCAGTCGTCACCTGCCTTTCGTACCAGCCGCGCGCGCGGCTGGTTCCTCCCACCCATTCGGGACACCGGTCCCGAGGGAGGTCTGGTGTTCCGTCCATCAGGAGAACACCATGAGCACCTTTCGCATGGATCGTTGGACCGTGCTGGCCGCAGCGATCCGCAATACCATCAAGTCGGTGATCGACCGACCCGCGTCGAAACCCGAGACAACAGCTTGCGTCGCCACGCCGGCAGACGAGCCCACAGCCGGCACCGACTTCGACCCGCGGCAGCTCAGCCGCGCCAGGCTGCTGAGCGAACTCCTTGCCCCCGTGCCTCCCATCGGACCCGGTGAGCTGAGCCAGGCCTGCGATACAAGTCCTCCGCGAGCCTTGCCGGCCGCCCTGGAAGCCGCGATCACCCGGCGCCTGCTCGCTGCACGGGAACTGCTGTGCCGCGACATGCTGACTGACCTGCAGGGGCGTCCGGTGATGGATTCACCCAAACAACTGGCCGAATGGTTGCGCCTGCATTGCGCCGGGCTGGACTACGAGGTCTTCCTCGTCATTTACCTGGACTCCCAAAATCGGCTGATCACCGTCGAGCAGCTCTTTCGGGGGACGCTCACCCAGGTCAGCGTGTATCCCCGAGAAGTCCTGAAACAAGCACTTGCCCACGGGGCTGCGGCCCTGGCCCTGGCGCACAACCACCCCAGCGGCGGCCTGGAACCCAGCATGGCGGATCAGCGGATCACCCAGCAGTTGAAGACCAGCCTGACGCTCATCGACGTCCGGGTCATCGACCACTTCATCGTGGCCGGTGACGGGCACTACTCGTTTGCCGAACACGGGTTGATCTGAGCGATGAGCACACGTCTTCCCCCCTCCTGCCCGATGTGCGCAGGCCCCGGCGTCGCGCTGGGCCAGCTTGGCAACCTGCGCTGGTTCCGCTGCCGGGATTGCGGCATGGACTTCAGCAAGGCCGCTCGGCGCAAGCCCAGGCGAGCCCCGCAGCCGAGTCTGCCCCTCCCTGCCATTTCCTCCCTGTAGCAAGCAGACATTTCACCGCCTTGGTTCGCCAAGGCGGTTTTCTTTTACCTGCTGCCTGGCAACGACTTCGAGGCGGTCAAATCATCCTAAAAACCGCAGTTACACGATTCCATCCGCATGATTCGTGAGGAATTGAAGCGCTTGAGGCGGCCCGATTTGGGCGAGAGAGTGCTTGAGATGGTCGCAACACAGGGACCAGACGGATGTCGGGTTGAACTGCTCCGCAGCCTGAGTCCCCCAAGCCTTGAGCCAGGCAGAGACCCGCATCAGGGCCTGTTTGGCCTTGGAGAAATGGGCATGCAAGCCCGTGAGCGTGATGGTTGTCTGGCCGGCATGTTCGGTTTTGCGCCCGACCGAGGACATCAACCACGGCCGGCTGGTGATTGCCTCACGCCGGGCCTCGGGACTCGCCAGACGGACGAACAAACTCCACCAGTTGTAGATCAGCGCCACCGCCCGGGCAGAGAGTTGGCAGCGATGCAGATCGTGGGTGGTAAAACCGCCCCAGCCCCACTGGTTTTTCAACTCGTCGAAAGCATTTTCCGCATCGGCCCGGTCGCGGTAGAGTTGTCCGAGGGAGAGGATTTCGGCATCAAGGTTGGTGACCATCACCGCGTACTCGTACCCGGTGATGTGCTTGCCTGCTTTGCGGTCGGCCTGGATGAAGCCGAGCAACTGCTGGCCATCATCTTCCTGGGCGACGAGCATCTCGCCCTGCAAAGGCCGGCGCAGGACAATAACCCGCCGAGCCACCTCCCAACCGGTCAGCTTGAGTTCGCCATCCTTGCCTTCCCACCCCTGGCCGGCATCCCGCCAGCCGGCTTCCCGGAACAGACGCTCGATGTGGCGTTTGACGTTCTTCGTGAGCTTGAGCTTGAAGAGGTAGGGTTGCTCCCGCTCCTCCAGGGCGACCATGATGGCGTCGGTGCCGAAGCCACAATCGCCGCGAACGATCTTCGGCTTCCGGCCCGGGGGCAGTCCATCGAGGATCTTCAGCAGCCCGGGCAGGGTGTGGCTGCCCGAATGTTCGTTACCCGCTTTCACTTCGGCACCGACCACCAGGCGCAGACCCGCCATGAGGTAGGTGTGATAACTGTGCGAGGGACGCCCCGGCTTCTTCGGATTGTAGGAAACGACGGCACCTTCCTGCTTGCCATAGAGCGGCTTCACCGTGCTGTCGATGTTGAGAATCCACGGGGCATCGAGCAGCAGGGCCACACTCTCGCTCAAATGACCGTCCAGCCAAGCCGCGCCTTCAGCTTCCGGAATGGCTGTAAGAGCCCGGCGCAGGGCATCTTCGCTGATGACTTTCTTCATGCCCAGCAGCCCCGGATTGACGCCGTCGCAGCGTATGGCGGTGACGTGGGAATAGCGCTTGTGCCCCGACAGCACCGACAGCAACCAGGTGCCCAGCACCTCCGCCTTGGTCGGCGCATTCGGACTGGTATAGGACAGCGGACAGCCGGACTGCCAGCCCGACCACAGTCCGGTCAGCGTGAGAAACTCGATGAAGTACGCCAACTGCCCCATCGGCGTGGCTGCACTTTCGGACTCCCACCTTACCTGCACCCGGCCCCCTGCCGTCTGCACGCCCGCACACGACAAAAGCACTTCTTCGGATTTTGCACGCTTCAATTTCGACTCACCCATCGGGTGTCTCCCCACAGTCAGCGCAAAACCATAGCCTGCCTCATTTGCCGCCCGTTGACACCGGGGCAACTGAGATTTTTAGGTTCATTGCAAAGGCCTCACACCTCCCTGGCATTGGCCTCAATCGCCAACGCGTCTCGCCGAAATGCGTCCAGATCTATCACCGCGTCGGCCATGGCCGTCAGCTCCGGCGTCTGGGAGATGAAGATCTCGCGCGCGTATCCACCCAGGCGCAGCACCTCGCGCTTCATCGCCATGAACATGCGCTTGCGCGCCGGGTCCAGGGCGCCATCCGCCTCGTCGCTGAAGAGCGTGCCGTAACAGCGGCCACTGTTCTGCGACAGGTACAGGGCGACCGCACGCACCAGGCACTCGTTCACCCATATCCTCTCCCCCCCGCTCATCTGCTCGACCCGCTTGCTCTGCCCGGACTCCCCGTCATGGACCTCAATGACGAAGCCTTCGCGCTGCTCGCCCTTGCGGTTCTCCACCTGGGTCACCAGTGAGACCGTGAACCTCGGGCCGTAGCTCGCCAATAGCAGGTCATTGGCAAGGCCCGCCAGGGCGGGCCCTGCATCGTCGATCGCCAGCGCGATCAGACCATCGTTGCCCAGGCACTTGACCAGCAGGTTCCAGTTGCCCAGCTGCGCCTCCACCTGGGCGATGCGTGCGGCTGCATCCGCCCGCTCCCGCTTCCTGTCCCGGATCTGGCGGTCCAAGGCGGTCCGCCTTTCGGCGTCCCGGACCACCTGCAGGTGGGCGCGCTCGGCCTCGGCAAAAGCGGCCTGCGCCGCGGCCAGGGCCCGCTCCGACTCGGGCAGAACCCGTCCGTCGAAGGCCGGCGGCAAGGCTGCCAGTGCCTCATTCAGCCGATCGAGCCCTTGTCGGTAATGCTTGGCCTGCTGCTCGTGCTGTGCTTCCAGCGCCGTCAGCGCCATCCCGATGTCGAGGCGCTCGGCACGTCCCTCGTCCATCTCGCCGTCCTGGCTTCCGGCTTGCGTCAGCGCGGCCAGCTCCCGCTCGATATCGTTACGTCGGATAAGTGTCTGCCGAATCTCGCCCATCCGGGCGGCCAACCTGCCGTACCGGGTTGCCCGATCGCGGGCGATGGCTTCCCGCCGCTCGGCATGCGCCAGCGCCTGGGGCGCCTGCGCCAGGGCCCGACGCTGCGTCTCGTGCTCGCCCAGTTGCCGCTGGACATCCGCCTTGTCGGTGGACAAGCGCCGGATCGCCCCCTGGGCGCTGGGCATCAACACCTGCGCCTCGCGGGCATCGCCCAGGAGCTTGCACTGCCCCTGGAGGTCAGTGCCGACGCAGGGCACCTCGCGCGTGAGCCCGAACCGGCGCGCCAGGTCCTCCGCCCTCAGGGCGGCCTGCCCCGCCTCCCGCTCGATCGCCTTCAGGCGCTGCCTGGCCGACTCCCATGCGGCCGTGCATCGGCTGAGTTCCTGCACCTGATGGCGGGCAGACTGCAACCGCCCGGCGCGGCGGGCCGCCACGGATTCTGCCAGCGACAGCCGACGGCCGGCGCGCCGCACGGCCGCCTCGTCCAGCAGCACCGTGTCGCATTGCCGACGCTGGCGGTCGAGGGTCTGGAGTTGTGCCGACCGTTGCGCCTTGCGGTGGGCGATGCGCTGTTCGAGGCGCTCCAGGCGTTGTCGCTGAGCTTGAGCCTGGGCGGCGATCCCTTCGATCACCTGCTTGCCCGTGCCGATCAGGGCACTGCGCTCACCATTCAACTGGGTGCGCCGGGCTTCGAGGCCCCGCGCCTGCTCGAAGAGCGCTTGCTGGCGGGCAAGATGCGTGTGGACAGCTTCCTGCACACGCAGGGCCTCCGCCCGGGCACGCGCCTGTGTGGCGATGCGCGCGCCGATGTCTCCCAAGGATCGCTGCTCGTCCTGCAGCCGCAGGAGTTGTTCGTCCAGGCTCGCCTGCTGCTGGCGCATGGCGACCAGACCCGCCTTCAGCAGGTCGACCACCTGCGCAGCCTTCTTCCCTTCGTTGCGGATGTGCTCCTGCCCCAGCAGGTCGGCGAGCAGGGTCTTGATCTCGCTGTTCTGGTAGGCGCTCAGCTGGCGCTTGCCCTGGGCGCTGAACGCGGAGGTGAAGAAAGTCTCGGCGCTGCCCAGCAGGTGTTCGACACAGCGGTTGTAGGTGCCGGTCTTGCCGTCGGACACGGTGCCATCCGGCAGCACCACCGGGCGCCAACGCCCCTCTGCATCGGCCTCGAACAGGAAGGCGTCCGTCGCGCGCCGGCCGTTGTTGCGGATCACGATCTGCGAGCGAAAACGCCGGCCCTCATGCAGCCAGACCAGATCCTTCTCGCTTTCCGGCAGCACCACGTGGTCGTAGTAGGAAAAGCCGCCCGGCCCCGCCAGGGCCGCGCGGGACGGCAGCGTCAGGAAGGGCTGGAGATTGTCGAGGATGGTGCTCTTGCCGCGGCCGTTGGCCCCGGAAAGCGCCACCAGTTCGGCATCGCCCGCCAGCCGCTCCAGGTCGAGGGTCAGCGCATCGAGTCCAAGGCCATCGCGGATGCCGCGAAAGCCCTTCAGGGTGAGCGAGAGGGGGTACATCGCATTGGGCTCCAAAGGTCAGAGCCTTCAGCTTCCCACCGGCCCGCACCGCTTCAAGGGGCGAGCGAGAGGCGCCTTGTCGAAAAACGCCCAGACGGCACCCGGAAATCACGCGCCTTCGAGCCTGTGCGCATCGCCTTGCCGCGCACCCCGTTGCCCAAGTAGTCCGGCACCAGCAGACTCCCCTCATCCTTCGCGATCTGATGATCGCCCCTCCCCTTCCGGCCCCGGACGGGGAACCCGGCCACGCGCCGGGCGGCGCAGCCGTTACCTGCCTTTGAATCCCGCGTCTCGCGGGCCCCGCAATCCCGGGAACACGTTCCCGGTGCGGGGAGGTGTTCCCGTTTTTCTTGGAGACACCTCGATGCCCAGCCAGATCATGAACATCGGCCCCGTGCCGTGCGAAGAAAACGCGGCCCAGGTGGGCCGCCCCGACTACGAAGAACGCTCCCGGCGCGAATGCCAGGTGTTCAAGCGCATGCTGGAACGCCTGCATCCCATCCCGGCCGACTGCCAGGTCGGCCTGGTCATCAAGTCCTTCCCGCACGACTTCGGCAGTTACCGCGAGGTCTGCGTGCGCTATGAGGACACCGACCCGATCGCCACCGGTTACGCCTTCGACCTGGAGAGCAATACGCCGGCCGAATGGGACGCCATCGCGCGCTACGAGCTGATCTGGCTCGAGCGCCTGGAAGTGCTGAACCGTGCCGTGCGCAACGGCGAGATGGCCCTGGACGAAGTCCCGGTGCCCTACCGCACGGGACAACTACCGGCGCTGCCCGCGGAACACACGTTCAGTCAGTTCCTCGCTGCTTTCCCGCTCTGATCTTCCCGCCTCGGCGCGGCCTGCCGCCCCAGGTCAAGCCTCGCCAGGGCATTTCCCCTCTCTGGAGATAACCTCATGAACCGCGAATCCCTTCGCGCGAACCTGCCCACGCTCTTCGCGCATGCCATTCCCAAGAACGCCCGCCGCATCCACTGCAGCTACTTCGACGATCAGCCGCAACGCAATGCCTTCGGCTTGCGGATCGATCCCCAGCCCGCTGAAGGGCTGGTCATCGCACTCACCGACGAGGCCTTCATCGTGAAGACCGATCGCACAAGCTTCGTCGCGGTGGACCGAGTGCTCGCGACCGAGAGCCCCGACATCGGCGACAAGGTCCGGGTCACGCCATACATCCGCCGCGACTTCGCCGGCGAACGGCTCGATGCGCCCAAGCGGGAAAGCCGCCAGACGCCCGATGGGCAGGCGTACGCCGTCACGACCGTCACCCTGGGCGGAAACACCCTCCGGATCCCCCTCCCGGTCGAGCCCCATTGCCCGTACCTGGCAGACCTGGTGGAACAACTGGAGATCATGCCCACGCCGGACGGTCTGCGCACCGTTGCCAACATGCTGGTGGACGCCAAGGCCAGGGAGATCGAGATCGTCGATCCGGACGATGAGCATCTCATCGCGACACCACCGGAGATCAGCTTCGCCGTCGACACCGGCAAGTTCAGCGGCCGCATAGCCATCCTCTACGACCGGGGCTACGACCTCTATGTCGTCGAGTTGCGCATTGATGGCACCGTCGTCACACGCATCGAGGAGGTGGATGTCACCAGCCTGGCGGAGGTCGTCA belongs to Ottowia testudinis and includes:
- a CDS encoding SAM-dependent methyltransferase; translated protein: MSSTSWADAPTPVLATEQFPRILVGVIAAEPHDRSVLRIFGIPGSAGSDAAHNPSPRPQIALKLYERLIQAVLASGVVYSLRTVRVADDFYIEYVREQRALWLKYQQILGSRLLIQMTEEQAELFEKKARQLRVPEPAEEAEIDTSSLQGEMALLRAKGQRIELPARRLQHYARIKALILAAGGVYTRNGFQFGAAIDVKAVLTRLRGGEKPNPKKARQAFFTPEDLAAETVAWAAEYLGDLAGKRMLEPSAGEGALAEPARAAGAKVLAVENHGPSAQILRDKGFEVVERDFLSLSLADVGLFDGVIANPPFTKDQDITHVIHMWRFLRPGGVLVSLTSPGWRTGRTKAQRNFRAFVDNIGAEVKALPAGAFKASGTNVSVLRLRAVKSVDGAPAGRQAGRKA
- the radC gene encoding RadC family protein; the protein is MSTFRMDRWTVLAAAIRNTIKSVIDRPASKPETTACVATPADEPTAGTDFDPRQLSRARLLSELLAPVPPIGPGELSQACDTSPPRALPAALEAAITRRLLAARELLCRDMLTDLQGRPVMDSPKQLAEWLRLHCAGLDYEVFLVIYLDSQNRLITVEQLFRGTLTQVSVYPREVLKQALAHGAAALALAHNHPSGGLEPSMADQRITQQLKTSLTLIDVRVIDHFIVAGDGHYSFAEHGLI
- a CDS encoding transposase → MGESKLKRAKSEEVLLSCAGVQTAGGRVQVRWESESAATPMGQLAYFIEFLTLTGLWSGWQSGCPLSYTSPNAPTKAEVLGTWLLSVLSGHKRYSHVTAIRCDGVNPGLLGMKKVISEDALRRALTAIPEAEGAAWLDGHLSESVALLLDAPWILNIDSTVKPLYGKQEGAVVSYNPKKPGRPSHSYHTYLMAGLRLVVGAEVKAGNEHSGSHTLPGLLKILDGLPPGRKPKIVRGDCGFGTDAIMVALEEREQPYLFKLKLTKNVKRHIERLFREAGWRDAGQGWEGKDGELKLTGWEVARRVIVLRRPLQGEMLVAQEDDGQQLLGFIQADRKAGKHITGYEYAVMVTNLDAEILSLGQLYRDRADAENAFDELKNQWGWGGFTTHDLHRCQLSARAVALIYNWWSLFVRLASPEARREAITSRPWLMSSVGRKTEHAGQTTITLTGLHAHFSKAKQALMRVSAWLKAWGTQAAEQFNPTSVWSLCCDHLKHSLAQIGPPQALQFLTNHADGIV
- a CDS encoding AAA family ATPase, translating into MYPLSLTLKGFRGIRDGLGLDALTLDLERLAGDAELVALSGANGRGKSTILDNLQPFLTLPSRAALAGPGGFSYYDHVVLPESEKDLVWLHEGRRFRSQIVIRNNGRRATDAFLFEADAEGRWRPVVLPDGTVSDGKTGTYNRCVEHLLGSAETFFTSAFSAQGKRQLSAYQNSEIKTLLADLLGQEHIRNEGKKAAQVVDLLKAGLVAMRQQQASLDEQLLRLQDEQRSLGDIGARIATQARARAEALRVQEAVHTHLARQQALFEQARGLEARRTQLNGERSALIGTGKQVIEGIAAQAQAQRQRLERLEQRIAHRKAQRSAQLQTLDRQRRQCDTVLLDEAAVRRAGRRLSLAESVAARRAGRLQSARHQVQELSRCTAAWESARQRLKAIEREAGQAALRAEDLARRFGLTREVPCVGTDLQGQCKLLGDAREAQVLMPSAQGAIRRLSTDKADVQRQLGEHETQRRALAQAPQALAHAERREAIARDRATRYGRLAARMGEIRQTLIRRNDIERELAALTQAGSQDGEMDEGRAERLDIGMALTALEAQHEQQAKHYRQGLDRLNEALAALPPAFDGRVLPESERALAAAQAAFAEAERAHLQVVRDAERRTALDRQIRDRKRERADAAARIAQVEAQLGNWNLLVKCLGNDGLIALAIDDAGPALAGLANDLLLASYGPRFTVSLVTQVENRKGEQREGFVIEVHDGESGQSKRVEQMSGGERIWVNECLVRAVALYLSQNSGRCYGTLFSDEADGALDPARKRMFMAMKREVLRLGGYAREIFISQTPELTAMADAVIDLDAFRRDALAIEANAREV
- a CDS encoding GTPase, whose amino-acid sequence is MNRESLRANLPTLFAHAIPKNARRIHCSYFDDQPQRNAFGLRIDPQPAEGLVIALTDEAFIVKTDRTSFVAVDRVLATESPDIGDKVRVTPYIRRDFAGERLDAPKRESRQTPDGQAYAVTTVTLGGNTLRIPLPVEPHCPYLADLVEQLEIMPTPDGLRTVANMLVDAKAREIEIVDPDDEHLIATPPEISFAVDTGKFSGRIAILYDRGYDLYVVELRIDGTVVTRIEEVDVTSLAEVVTDLIDDGEWQRIRVEILKPGR